A genome region from Schistocerca americana isolate TAMUIC-IGC-003095 chromosome 1, iqSchAmer2.1, whole genome shotgun sequence includes the following:
- the LOC124597310 gene encoding prostaglandin reductase 1-like, with protein MLVPDIGDLPLSLSLGVLGMPGATAYFGLLDICHPKPGETMVVNGAAGAVGSIVGQIARIKGCKVIGIAGSDLKVKWLKEELGFDHAINYKTANLDKALKEVAPRGVDVFFDNVGGEQFDVVISNMRKGGRISLCGFISSYNESKLPTMPAIHMHMIGRELRMEGFLVSRWWGRWDQAFMEMAQWIREGKLKYRETVTDGFQNIPRAFIGMLRGENLGKAVVKV; from the exons ATGCTGGTGCCCGACATCGGTGACCTGCCACTGTCGCTCTCGCTGGGGGTGCTGGGAATGCCGGGAGCCACCGCCTACTTCGGACTGCTCGACATCTGCCATCCCAAGCCTGGGGAGACGATGGTCGTGAATGGCGCAGCAGGTGCTGTGGGCTCCATAGTGGGGCAGATAGCCCGCATCAAGGGCTGCAAAGTCATCGGTATAGCGGGCTCTGACCTAAAG GTTAAGTGGCTGAAGGAAGAACTAGGTTTCGACCACGCCATCAACTACAAGACCGCAAACTTGGACAAGGCCTTGAAGGAGGTGGCTCCTAGAGGTGTCGACGTCTTCTTCGACAACGTGGGAGGGGAGCAGTTCGACGTAGTGATCAGCAACATGAGGAAGGGCGGTCGCATCTCCCTGTGTGGATTCATCTCCAGCTACAACGAGTCAAAGCTCCCCACGATGCCCGCCATCCACATGCACATGATTGGCAGGGAGCTTAGGATGGAGGGCTTCTTGGTCAGTCGATGGTGGGGTCGCTGGGACCAGGCCTTCATGGAGATGGCGCAGTGGATCAGGGAGGGAAAGCTCAAATACCGGGAGACCGTCACGGACGGCTTCCAGAACATCCCACGAGCGTTCATCGGCATGCTGAGGGGAGAAAACTTGGGAAAAGCCGTTGTAAAAGTGTGA